From Panicum hallii strain FIL2 chromosome 2, PHallii_v3.1, whole genome shotgun sequence, a single genomic window includes:
- the LOC112880944 gene encoding predicted GPI-anchored protein 58, whose amino-acid sequence MWKRKASTTDLTSPSSSLPSPQRQRVAETPPTVNDAPEARPIEADKADPSPSLADDVTIAVAGTVSGQLAPSTEADLPPAVGAAAIATPALPASSTCTLAAPDASTVAKRPLKLVLRKPTMIRSQVSTVAATLDESELELAPPAPEPSPERADAPEPAERADVALPDSPLPELQHAELEATGDEQVEAAITIPAEVAETAQPSVLEGAGASSEATVLPTLGGENDDTLQEMHLPRDNLSRMRQMIKAIDKFALGHATSECSDSESIRYSPSRELIG is encoded by the exons ATgtggaaacgcaaagccagcaccacCGACCTCACTAG tccttcgtcttctttgcccagcccccaacGCCAGAGGGTAGCCGAAACGCCCCCAACTGTGAATGATGCACCAGAGGCCAGACCCATAGAAGCTGATAAGGCGGACCCGTCGCCTTCTCTTGCAGATGACGTAACgatcgccgtggcgggcactGTATCGGGGCAACTCGCGCCCTCGACTGAAGCAGACCTGCCGCCGGCAGTGGGTGCCGCGGCCATCGCCACGCCAGCGCTGCCAGCCTCCTCGACTTGTACACTGGCAGCTCCGGACGCGAGTACTGTGGCGAAGAGGCCATTGAAACTGGTGTTGAGGAAGCCAACAATGATCCGATCCCAAGT ATCAACGGTGGCGGCGACGCTGGATGAgtcagaactcgagttggctcctccagcccccgagccttcgccCGAGCGAGCCGACGCGCCGGAACCAGCAGAGAGGGCAGATGTGGCCCTGCCTGATTCACCGCTGCCCGAGCTCCAACACGCGGAACTCGAAGCCACtggcgatgagcaagtcgaggccgccaTTACCATACCCGCCGAagttgcag agaccGCACAGCCGTCagtcttggagggtgcgggtgcttctagCGAAGCAACCGTGCTGCCAACCCTTGGAGGAGAGAACGATGACAcactccaagagatgcacctcccaaGGGACAACCTGAGCCGCATGCgtcaaatgatcaaggcgatcgataaGTTTGCCCTG GGACATGCTACctccgagtgcagcgactcagagagtatTCGATATAGCCCTTCAcgtgagctcatcgggtga